One segment of Candidatus Bathyarchaeota archaeon DNA contains the following:
- a CDS encoding Ldh family oxidoreductase gives MPIFPAKYLIDVGIRVFEAAGVPEDESKLIADLLVRANMVGQDSHGVIRIIQYVDAIQKGKVKPGAQIEVVRETPSTALINGNWGFGQVVAKKSMEIAIQKAKENGISTVCAFNLYHIGRLADYTEMASKYNMIGVAMVNSTRMVAPHGGRERVLSTAPLSYAFPTGSGMPLILDMSTSACAEGKIRIALHKGEKLPLGYIIDGEGNLSTNPEDLYRGGAILPMGGDIAGHKGFGLAIVVEILAGILSGAGCAYEDEKFGNGVFFQAINISNFMQPEEFKRRVDGLIKAVKSSKLRPGYSEILIPGELEYRMLEKRSKEGIYVPERTWKEIQAIAERVGVNLLD, from the coding sequence TTGCCTATTTTCCCAGCAAAATACTTAATCGATGTAGGCATCAGGGTTTTCGAGGCTGCAGGTGTCCCCGAGGATGAATCAAAGCTGATTGCTGATCTACTAGTTAGAGCAAACATGGTTGGACAGGATTCGCACGGTGTGATACGCATAATCCAATATGTAGATGCCATCCAGAAAGGTAAGGTGAAACCAGGCGCGCAGATCGAGGTTGTGAGAGAAACACCATCAACTGCGCTTATAAATGGAAACTGGGGTTTCGGGCAAGTTGTCGCAAAGAAATCTATGGAGATAGCCATCCAGAAGGCAAAAGAGAATGGTATAAGCACAGTTTGTGCCTTCAATCTTTATCACATAGGGAGACTGGCAGATTACACGGAGATGGCCTCAAAGTATAACATGATTGGCGTTGCGATGGTAAATTCGACTCGGATGGTGGCTCCTCATGGTGGAAGAGAGAGGGTGCTTAGTACCGCACCGTTAAGCTATGCTTTTCCAACCGGAAGTGGTATGCCCCTAATCCTCGATATGTCAACCAGCGCATGCGCTGAAGGAAAGATTAGAATTGCCTTACATAAAGGGGAAAAGTTGCCTCTGGGATATATTATAGATGGTGAAGGAAATTTATCAACTAATCCTGAAGACCTTTATAGGGGCGGAGCGATTCTTCCAATGGGAGGCGATATTGCTGGGCATAAAGGATTTGGTTTAGCGATTGTTGTAGAGATCCTCGCTGGCATCCTTTCGGGAGCTGGATGCGCCTACGAGGATGAGAAATTTGGCAATGGAGTCTTCTTTCAAGCAATAAATATCAGCAATTTCATGCAACCAGAAGAATTTAAAAGAAGAGTTGATGGTTTAATAAAAGCCGTAAAATCCTCTAAGCTTAGACCGGGATACAGTGAGATACTGATCCCCGGTGAATTAGAATACAGGATGCTGGAGAAAAGATCGAAAGAAGGGATATACGTGCCTGAGAGGACGTGGAAAGAGATTCAGGCGATTGCGGAAAGAGTAGGTGTAAATCTGCTTGACTGA